The Acropora palmata chromosome 10, jaAcrPala1.3, whole genome shotgun sequence genome contains a region encoding:
- the LOC141894885 gene encoding uncharacterized protein LOC141894885: protein MGDKSKLKTGNLGANVMEESETLKRLGSMKRQTDYFVANVQAEQTFLAKRFLSHLHRSKQIAEEKDALMKSFNSTRGNRELKSRRSEVSMNSRKWSSINNKGYFRDIEQEKEDRQNPSLLLRKMQQRFQVPYKKMYSFDIREFERPASVLDMRCKLWQRISYCHDGKDRAKSACLAPKANMYKAPSHIQFAHYRALQYLGMQANLVHPPSRQPQIDVEALRSYRNSETEIERRAVEKFSDSIKEFKLTPGPGKVIYDTNKLYGELSKLNSKRSK from the coding sequence ATGGGGGACAAgagcaaattaaaaacaggAAACCTCGGAGCTAATGTTATGGAAGAAAGTGAAACGTTGAAGCGGTTGGGAAGCATGAAAAGGCAAACGGATTATTTTGTGGCGAACGTACAAGCCGAGCAAACGTTTTTAGCCAAACGATTTTTATCCCATCTTCACAGAAGCAAACAAATTGCCGAAGAAAAGGACGCTCTTATGAAAAGTTTTAACTCAACGCGCGGGAATCGTGAGTTAAAAAGTCGAAGGTCGGAAGTTTCGATGAATTCTAGAAAATGGTCCTCAATTAATAATAAAGGGTATTTCAGAGATATCGAGCAGGAAAAAGAGGACCGTCAAAACCCTTCTCTTCTCCTAAGAAAGATGCAGCAGAGGTTTCAAGTACCGTATAAAAAGATGTATTCCTTTGACATAAGAGAGTTTGAGAGACCAGCTTCCGTCTTGGACATGCGTTGCAAATTGTGGCAACGAATTTCGTACTGTCACGATGGAAAAGACCGAGCGAAGAGCGCATGCTTAGCTCCGAAGGCAAACATGTACAAAGCCCCAAGCCACATTCAGTTCGCTCACTACAGAGCTTTGCAGTATCTAGGCATGCAAGCAAATCTTGTGCACCCCCCTAGTAGACAACCGCAAATTGACGTGGAAGCTTTAAGGAGTTACCGCAACAGTGAAACAGAAATTGAAAGACGTGCAGTTGAAAAGTTCAGTGACAGTATAAAAGAGTTCAAGTTAACACCAGGACCGGGAAAGGTTATCTACGACACAAACAAACTGTACGGAGAATTAAGCAAACTAAATAGCAAGAGAAGTAAATAG
- the LOC141895099 gene encoding uncharacterized protein LOC141895099, which produces MLWRLLCLTLACNLQVIKNEAAYMNYPMRSDFAECELVTEEKEQFLDLHNKLRGMVNPTAADMEYLVWDENLANLAQMWVNKCIWEHGFLFFGKEYPKEKNAKFTKQLGQNLAREVGHLETPEDRVMRWFNESYYYTYSKYTSTGGNCRKQPCGHYTQLAWANVKYVGCAKTFCSNFFPQYGGGTYVACDYGPESGNVYKQYPYQQGIPCSKCASGNGFCHKNLCKDCVDYDSRCGTNFPQSMCLLHPELMAKMCPKMCKLCECPLQCRNGGSLNKEKCVCSCRPGWTSTDCSDPCYDKDGKQQCQQNVKYNGGCNSVQWASYFKENCEATCGYCDDGSGTYTTTASPVAMTTPSLPVTTPAAALIVTTGTILPPPTTAPPQGMILHLTTILSCPVDSDLSNGHLNPADNSLFIGEVLPKPIELFMICTADLDRSCRGWAATGWCEKNKDWMLINCCISCKYHQAPECKDSQKDCPVWAYKGYCYSNRVWMLANCRRSCNQCGGCKDTDPKCPSWAVLKQCYSGDRVAWMNTNCRKSCGLCRVYDKHAACPAWGVMGKCRASNWTWMTDHCPESCEVPLTQVLLCGGKPDGNYQSPASCNAYIACSHEATSHVDCPLGEKFDTKTRICKPANEASCQMADLSDESHYKLVATLKRGKN; this is translated from the exons ATGCTCTGGCGTTTGTTATGTTTGACATTGGCTTGTAACCTACAAGTGATCAAGAATGAGGCAGCTTATATGAACTATCCAATGAGATCAGATTTCGCCGAGTGTGAACTCGTCACGGAGGAAAAGGAACAATTTCTGGATTTGCATAACAAATTACGAGGAATGGTCAACCCTACAGCGGCAGATATGGAATATTTG gTTTGGGATGAGAACCTTGCAAACTTAGCACAGATGTGGGTCAACAAATGCATCTGGGAACAcggttttctcttttttggaaaggaatacccgaaagaaaaaaatgcgaAATTCACTAAGCAATTAG GTCAAAATCTGGCGCGAGAGGTGGGTCATCTGGAAACCCCTGAAGATCGTGTGATGAGATGGTTTAATGAATCCTACTATTACACTTATAGCAAGTACACAAGCACTGGTGGCAATTGTAGAAAACAACCATGCGGTCATTATACACAG CTTGCCTGGGCAAATGTTAAGTATGTGGGCTGCGCGAAAACCTTCTGCAGCAATTTTTTCCCCCAGTACGGAGGTGGAACCTATGTCGCTTGCGACTATGGTCCTGAATC TGGTAACGTTTACAAACAATATCCGTACCAACAAGGAATACCGTGCTCGAAATGTGCCTCAGGGAATGGATTTTGCCACAAAAATCTTTGCA aAGACTGTGTTGACTATGATTCTCGCTGTGGAACCAATTTTCCACAATCCATGTGTTTGTTGCACCCAGAACTGATGGCAAAGATGTGTCCAAAGATGTGTAAATTGTGTG agtgTCCTCTACAATGTCGGAATGGTGGAAGTTTGAACAAAGAGAAATGTGTTTGTTCCTGTCGCCCGGGTTGGACAAGTACAGATTGTTCAG ACCCATGTTATGACAAGGATGGGAAACAACAATGTCAGCAGAACGTGAAATATAATGGAGGATGTAATAGTGTACAATGGGCGTCATATTTCAAAGAGAATTGCGAAGCTACTTGTGGTTATTGTG ATGATGGCAGCGGCACTTACACGACAACAGCCTCACCTGTTGCCATGACAACGCCTTCACTACCCGTGACAACACCAGCTGCAGCACTCATAGTGACAACAG GCACAATATTGCCTCCACCGACAACAGCGCCACCACAAGGTATGATCCTTCATTTAACAACGATTTTAAGTTGtccagtggatagcgattTGTCCAATGGACACTTGAATCCAGCAGATAACTCACTATTCATTGGAGAAGTGCtaccaaaaccaattgagttattca TGATTTGTACCGCTGATCTGGATCGCAGCTGTCGTGGTTGGGCTGCCACAGGCTGGTGTGAAAAGAATAAAGATTGGATGTTAATAAATTGTTGTATCAGTTGTAAATACCATCAGGCACCGG AGTGTAAAGATTCCCAAAAAGACTGTCCGGTTTGGGCCTACAAAGGCTACTGCTACAGCAATCGTGTGTGGATGCTAGCCAACTGTAGAAGGAGTTGCAATCAGTGTGGAG GGTGCAAAGACACAGACCCAAAGTGCCCTTCTTGGGCGGTGCTGAAACAATGCTACAGTGGAGATAGAGTGGCTTGGATGAATACAAACTGTAGAAAAAGTTGTGGATTGTGTCGAG TTTACGACAAACACGCTGCATGCCCCGCATGGGGTGTGATGGGAAAATGCAGAGCTTCCAACTGGACATGGATGACAGATCACTGCCCTGAGAGTTGTGAAGTACCAT TGACACAGGTTTTGCTTTGCGGTGGAAAACCCGATGGTAATTACCAGTCTCCCGCGTCCTGCAATGCTTACATTGCGTGTTCTCATGAAGCCACAAGTCACGTGGATTGTCCCCTGGGAGAAAAGTTCGACACAAAGACAAGAATTTGCAAGCCAGCAAATGAAGCTTCTTGTCAAATGGCAGATTTGAGCGACGAGTCGCATTACAAATTAGTTGCGACGCTCAAAAGGGGGAAAAATTAA